The genomic segment CGTGGCGTGCACGGGCGCGGGCTGCATGCCCACGCACCTGTCGGACCCCATCAACGCGCGCACCTTCGCCAAGGCCGAGCAGATGGGGCTGCCCATCATGACCATCTGCAGCACCTGCCAGGGCGTCTTCAGCCAAGCCAACCACCGGCTGCAGGACGCCGAGTACCGCGAGGAGATCAACCGCGAGTACCTGGCGGAGGAAGGGTTGTCGTACCAGGGCACCACCGAGGTCAAGCACATGTTGTGGGTGCTGTTCGAGGACCTCGGCGTCGAGAAGCTCAAGTCGCTGATCCAGCGCCCCCTCGAAGGGCTCAAGGTCTCGCCGTTCTACGGCTGCTTCCTGCGCCGGCCCGGCCCCATCATGGTGCCCACCAAGGAGGTGGGCGGACGCCGGGGCTACCTTGAGGACCTCACACAACTGTTGGGAGCGGAGAACGTGGACATCAGCGGCAAGACCAAGTGCTGCGGCTTCCCAGTGCTCACCGCCAACGAGGAAAGCTCCCTCGGCATGGTGGCC from the Deltaproteobacteria bacterium genome contains:
- a CDS encoding CoB--CoM heterodisulfide reductase iron-sulfur subunit B family protein, with protein sequence MKYAFYPGCVAKGGCPELYTAAVKVAEKLDIELEEMSDVACTGAGCMPTHLSDPINARTFAKAEQMGLPIMTICSTCQGVFSQANHRLQDAEYREEINREYLAEEGLSYQGTTEVKHMLWVLFEDLGVEKLKSLIQRPLEGLKVSPFYGCFLRRPGPIMVPTKEVGGRRGYLEDLTQLLGAENVDISGKTKCCGFPVLTANEESSLGMVAKHAGESKQNGADCMVTPCPLCHLNLDGNQPRAESLKGEKINLPIIHLPQLLGLALGFDADEMQLGKHIVSTKAVNDKVDMLT